The region CCTTCACCGTTATTCTGCTGCTGGTACTGTGGATTTTTGGCGACCGCTTAGGCGTAGATGCCACGACCGCTTCCTTCGTCGGGCTGTCCTTTCTGCTGTTAACCGGCGTACTGAGCTGGGAAGACGTGAAAAGCGAGAAAGGAGCCTGGGATACGCTGATTTGGTTCGCCGCCCTGCTGATGATGGCGAATCAGTTGAAAAAACTCGGCTTCACCAACTGGTTCGGCGATCTCATCGGCAGCAATATCGGCCATTTGATGCAGGGAACAAGCTGGGTCTTGGTGCTGTTGTTGTTGAATGCAGCCTATTTCTACACCCACTATTTCTTCGCCAGCGGCAATGCACAGATCGCCGCCCTTTTCGCGGTATTCCTCGGTGTCGGGATCAACCTGAACATTCCAGCAGTGCCGATGGCGTTCATGCTGGCGTTTACCAGTAGCCTGTACTGCTCACTCACGCAATATACCCACGCACGCGGCCCGATCCTGTTCGGTGCAGGCTACGTACCCACCGCCGTCTGGTGGCGCACTGGCTTTGTCGTCAGTTTGGTGAATCAGGCGATCTTCATGAGTGCAGGTCTATTGTGGTGGAAAGTGATTGGGCTGTATTAATATCGCAGTAAGTCGAATAGAAAAACGGGGCGGTGCATCTGCCCCGGATATTGACGTTAATCTTGAGAAACGGTGTATTTATATAAGTCACGCTGAGTCAGATAGGTTGAGGTCGCATTTTTATCAATAGATAAAATGATTTCGCCCGTAAACCCGTCATTAAAATCGCCTTCATTGACTTTATTGACCGTAAGGAGCGATTGCACACCATTCATCTTGGTAAAATAGTCATCTTTATCATTGGTGACTCGGGTAATATCCCTTGGGCTATAGGGCTCATTATTATAAACCACGCGACAAAGATCCTCTGGGAAATATAACTGTCCAACAAAAGCAAAGTGTTCTTTTTCCAGAGGATTTTTACTCGGTCGCCTTATTGCTACGTGAATATGTGTCGCTCTGCCGGCATAGAAGCCAGGAAATATTGTCGTGAACCTCACAACCCCATTCTGGTCTGTCGGCTGAATACCTCTAAAGAAGCGGGTATTGTCTGTCCGATTAACCGTTCCTACATCATCGGTTGATGCTTCTTTATCAGGGCTAATGAAACTCCACCCCGAATATTTACCCCGCGCATTGCAATGCCAGACATCAACCAAAATGTTATCCACGGGTTCACACGTCACACCATCGATCACTTTTATTTTCAGCAGCAGCGGAATTCCCGGTTGGGATTCGGTAATATCGCGTCGTAGTATTTTGTAGTCAACAAAGTAAGGCCCCACGATTTGCTCAGTTGTAAGAGGGCATGTCTTTATCCCGACGGCCTTTGGCTTATCCACGACGTCACTCGCCCTCACCGTGAAAGGGATATTCGCTAATGATAATAACCCGACGGTTCCTATCATTTTTTTCGCAGAGCTAATAAAGAAAAATCGTCTGTTTTTATTATTCAAGTCCATTGCTATGCCTCACATACATTATGTAAATAGAATTTAAAATAATAAGTATTGAAATTATTTTCATAGAAAAATACGAATTAAAAACCTCCAGACTAACTATTACATGAAGAATACATTATCTATGACCGATAGATATTACGTAAGAATCGCAAAAAAACATGCCAAAACAGTATTGTTTTTAGTCATTGAAATGTCCAGCCCATCTGAGATAAATACCACTTATTGCCAAAAATAAACGTAAAATTAATGACATAAATTACTCCTGAAAATATAAATATAGAAAATATAAATTCACTATCATGCATTTCATTCAATGAATCAGAACATTATTTAATGTGTTTGAGGAAAATAGCTGAAATAGGTAAGAAGTAGCAGAATATTATCTCTACTCACTAGCAGAAATGTGATGATTTAATGTCTTCAGATATGGTGAAAGTGTGGACGATCTATTGATGTAAATCCTCGTACAACCCATTGTCCTGCCCGTTAAGGCAGGACGGGGAAGATATCAGAACGAATAAGAAACGCTGCCGACCACGCTGCGCTCCGCACCAAAGTAACAGAACTCTAGCGAGTTACACGCTGCCACGTAGCGTTTATCGGTCAGGTTATTGACGTTAAGCTGTGCACTCAGCCCTTTCAGACCCACCTTCGAGAGATCGTATCCCACCGCCATATCCACCAACGTATAGGAGGGCAACGTGTGGGTATTGGCACGATCGGAAGTCACACCGTTCACATAACGCACGCCGGAACCAATCGTCAGGCCGTCCAGCGGACCGCTTTTTACATCATAGCTGGCCCAGACGCTAGCCTGATTGCGTGGGGCATACACCGCACGTTTTCCTTGCTCAGCCACGCTGCTTTTCTTATAGCGAATGTCCGTATAAGTGTAAGCCGCTTGCAAACGCAGATTATCGGTAATGTGGCTCACGGCCTCCAGTTCCACCCCTTCAGATTCAATTTCACCGACGGAACGGTAAGGATCATTAGGCTGAACTTTTGTCGCGACATTCTTCTGATTAATACGGAAGACCGACAGACTGTACTGATCCTGAGAGCCTTCTGGCTGATACTTCATCCCAGCTTCCCACTGTTTACCTTTCATCGGCTCCAGTACGTTACCGTTATCATCGGCGAAGCTAGTCGGCGTAAAGGCCGTAGAGTAGCTGACATACGGTGCAAAACCGTTATCAAACAAATAGAGCAAGGCCGCTCGTGAGCTAAAGTTGTTTTTATCAAGCTCACTATGTGTGCCGTTAGTATGGTTAACGTGAGTGACTTTCACCCGATCGTGGCGCCCCCCCAACGTCAAGCGCCAGCGTTCCCAGCTCATTTGATCCTGAACGTAGATCCCCGTCTGTTGCAGCTTGTGTTTTTCCAGCGTGCCAGACATACCTGTTGGCCCAGAGCCGTAAACGGGGTTAAACGCATCGATCGCCGGGAAAGAGCCAGAAGGCCAGTCCATGTTATTATTACGCTGCTGATAGTCGATCCCCACCAGCAGACGGTGATTTACGGCACCGGTATCCACGCTGCCATCGAGCTGATTATCTAACGTTAACGCAGACAGCGACTCACGGGAACCTGAGTAGTAGCGAGTCAGAGTATCAGCGCTCGGCTGCGTCCAGCCATAGGCGTACACCTGATCCAAATGCACTTTGGTACGCAGGTAACGCAGCTTTTGACGCACCGCCCAGCCGCTATCAAAACCATGTTCAAAGTTATACCCCACCATGTTTTGCTTGCGGTCGTATTTCTCATAGTTCTCTTCCCCTTCATAAAAGGTGTTCGAGATTTTCTGGCCGTTATGCGCCACCACGGTGCCTTCATATGGTAGTCCCGAATGGCTGCCACCTTCAGGATCGCGGTGCAGATAAGCCATCAATTCCAGCCGCGTCTTATCGGAAATTCGCCACAGTAAGCTGGGCGCAACCGCGTAACGTTCTTCTTTCAGCGGCCCAAATTGCGTATCCGCCTCACGCACCATCCCGCCCAGGCGGAAGGCAAAACGCTCATCGTCATCCAACGGGCCGGTAACGTCAAACGCCGCACCACGCTGCGCATTATTACCTGCAAACAGTTTAATCTGGCCGCTGCGATCAAAAGACGGTTGGCGGGAATTTAGCGCCACAATCCCACCCGGTGAAGAGCGCCCGTAGAGTACAGACGCCGGGCCTCTGACGACTTCAATGCTGTCGAGGAACCAGGGATCGATAACCAGCGAACTATGGGAATTGGTATCTCCCATCATCTTCAAACCATCGAGATAAACGTTATCAAGACTGCCGTCGGAAAAGCCGCGTAACACCATGTAGTCAAAGCGGTTAGAGGCACCAATCTGGTTGTTAAACACACCCGGCGTATAACCGACCGCCTGCCTAACGCTGGTCGCGCCTTGTTCCTGAATCTGATCGCGCGTAATGATAGAAACGGCCTGAGGAGTCTCAATATCCGGCGTTTCCAGCTTGGTGGCACCGCGTTGCGTTTGAGACGTAACGACTAACGTATCGCCAGAGGATAGCGTCTCCTGTGCGAATGCCGACACAGTAAATCCACTGGTGAAACAGCCAACCAGCAGCGCCAGCCGCGTTTTTCTGAACATGGGAATCTCCACAGACTTTATTATTGTAAATAAGAATTATTACCGTTATTGGTCTGCCGATAGCTATGCGCAGTGACGGTTTACGTATGCGCAATGACAAAATGGGAACTCTGCGGAAAGACGCTGGACAGGTAGCAAAGTGACAATACCTGGCGTAAGCAAGGAGCAATGCATCGATTAAGACAAGGAAGGGCTAGCTGGGTATGCGCGCATCGCTCGGCGCAATACCGTAACGTCGCCGGAAAGCCGTGGCGAAGTTAGTCGCGTGCTGGTAGCCCGACATCCAGGCGGCTTGCTGAACGCTGTATCCCTGCGCCAAATAGCGGCGGGACAGTTCTAATCGGCAGTCACGCAGGTAGTCAAAGACGGAATGACCATATGCTTGACGAAATTTGGTACGCAGGCTACTGCTGCTCATCGCGGCCAGCTGCGCCAGCTCATTGAGGGTGTACTCTTTTTCAGGCTGTTGCGCCAGACGTCGCCGCACATTATCCAATCGCTCCTGTTCGCCGGGCGGGGGCAACATACGCCGCTCTCCCCCACATTGTCCGAATGACAGACCATGTCCCAGCAGTTGCAGCATCACGCCTTCCAGCATGAGCTGGCGCGATAAACCCGGCAGGGTATTTTCCAGCGCATGCTGTAAACCAGACAACAAATAGCCAGGAACCTGCCATAAAAATGTCGGATTACCGCTCTGTTCCCATTCGTTCAACAACAAGCTCAACTGCGGCTCCAAAGCGGAAGTCGCGGGAAAAATCCCCAAAGACACGGTACGAAGATGATGGTCAGCAAGGTGGCTCGCGTTCATGACTAGCCGATCGCCCAGTTGGGTACTGAATGCCATGCCAGAGCGCACAACAAACTCTTTACCATTCAGGCGCAGCGCGACACATCCTTCCAGCACCACCAGCGTATAAAACGGACAGCAGTGCAAAGACGTCGATTCGTAAGGCTGCAACACGCGTACATTGGAGTTCGTCAGGCAAATACCGGAAGACAGCGTCATCTCTTCGACATCACCCTGCACCACGATGCGCTTTTCTTTCATGCGATCGCGGCAAGACGACAACTGCGGGAAGTGGTAATCAATCCCGTAGCGTTCACCGATATCAAAGAAATCCTCTATGGAAAAGAGTCGTTTTAGCATAAGCGGGAAGATACCCTCATCCTGTTTAACGCCCAGAATCAGGCCTGCGATTAACGGACAT is a window of Pectobacterium punjabense DNA encoding:
- a CDS encoding helix-turn-helix transcriptional regulator, which produces MLKRLFSIEDFFDIGERYGIDYHFPQLSSCRDRMKEKRIVVQGDVEEMTLSSGICLTNSNVRVLQPYESTSLHCCPFYTLVVLEGCVALRLNGKEFVVRSGMAFSTQLGDRLVMNASHLADHHLRTVSLGIFPATSALEPQLSLLLNEWEQSGNPTFLWQVPGYLLSGLQHALENTLPGLSRQLMLEGVMLQLLGHGLSFGQCGGERRMLPPPGEQERLDNVRRRLAQQPEKEYTLNELAQLAAMSSSSLRTKFRQAYGHSVFDYLRDCRLELSRRYLAQGYSVQQAAWMSGYQHATNFATAFRRRYGIAPSDARIPS
- the foxA gene encoding ferrioxamine B receptor FoxA; amino-acid sequence: MFRKTRLALLVGCFTSGFTVSAFAQETLSSGDTLVVTSQTQRGATKLETPDIETPQAVSIITRDQIQEQGATSVRQAVGYTPGVFNNQIGASNRFDYMVLRGFSDGSLDNVYLDGLKMMGDTNSHSSLVIDPWFLDSIEVVRGPASVLYGRSSPGGIVALNSRQPSFDRSGQIKLFAGNNAQRGAAFDVTGPLDDDERFAFRLGGMVREADTQFGPLKEERYAVAPSLLWRISDKTRLELMAYLHRDPEGGSHSGLPYEGTVVAHNGQKISNTFYEGEENYEKYDRKQNMVGYNFEHGFDSGWAVRQKLRYLRTKVHLDQVYAYGWTQPSADTLTRYYSGSRESLSALTLDNQLDGSVDTGAVNHRLLVGIDYQQRNNNMDWPSGSFPAIDAFNPVYGSGPTGMSGTLEKHKLQQTGIYVQDQMSWERWRLTLGGRHDRVKVTHVNHTNGTHSELDKNNFSSRAALLYLFDNGFAPYVSYSTAFTPTSFADDNGNVLEPMKGKQWEAGMKYQPEGSQDQYSLSVFRINQKNVATKVQPNDPYRSVGEIESEGVELEAVSHITDNLRLQAAYTYTDIRYKKSSVAEQGKRAVYAPRNQASVWASYDVKSGPLDGLTIGSGVRYVNGVTSDRANTHTLPSYTLVDMAVGYDLSKVGLKGLSAQLNVNNLTDKRYVAACNSLEFCYFGAERSVVGSVSYSF
- a CDS encoding intradiol ring-cleavage dioxygenase produces the protein MDLNNKNRRFFFISSAKKMIGTVGLLSLANIPFTVRASDVVDKPKAVGIKTCPLTTEQIVGPYFVDYKILRRDITESQPGIPLLLKIKVIDGVTCEPVDNILVDVWHCNARGKYSGWSFISPDKEASTDDVGTVNRTDNTRFFRGIQPTDQNGVVRFTTIFPGFYAGRATHIHVAIRRPSKNPLEKEHFAFVGQLYFPEDLCRVVYNNEPYSPRDITRVTNDKDDYFTKMNGVQSLLTVNKVNEGDFNDGFTGEIILSIDKNATSTYLTQRDLYKYTVSQD